The proteins below come from a single Miscanthus floridulus cultivar M001 chromosome 1, ASM1932011v1, whole genome shotgun sequence genomic window:
- the LOC136551965 gene encoding glutamate decarboxylase 1-like — translation MALSHGVGGSDESIHSTFASRYVRASLPRFRMSEQSIPKEAAYQIINDELMLDGNPRLNLASFVTTWMEPECDKLIQASVNKNYVDMDEYPVTTELQNRCVNMIAHLFNAPLGDSETAVGVGTVGSSEAIMLAGLAFKRRWQNKLKAAGKPCDKPNIVTGANVQVCWEKFARYFEVELKEVKLSDGYYVMDPQKAVDMVDENTICVAAILGSTLNGEFEDVKLLNDLLTKKNAETGWDTPIHVDAASGGFIAPFLYPELEWDFRLPLVKSINVSGHKYGLVYAGIGWCIWRTKEDLPEELIFHINYLGADQPTFTLNFSKGSSQVIAQYYQLIRLGFEGYKNIMENCQENAMVLKQGLEKMGKFNIVSKDNGVPLVAFSLKDSSRHNEFEISDFLRRFGWIVPAYTMPPDAQHVTVLRVVIREDFSRTLAERLVLDIEKVLHELDALPARVPSGDLAELAAAEESEREMEKKRQVISLWKRAVLAKKKTNGVC, via the exons ATGGCGCTGTCACACGGCGTCGGCGGCTCCGATGAGTCCATCCACTCGACGTTCGCGTCCCGCTACGTCCGCGCCTCCCTGCCCAG GTTCCGGATGTCGGAGCAGTCGATCCCCAAGGAGGCGGCGTACCAGATCATCAACGACGAGCTGATGCTGGACGGGAACCCGCGGCTGAACCTGGCGTCCTTCGTCACCACGTGGATGGAGCCCGAGTGCGACAAGCTCATCCAGGCCTCCGTCAACAAGAACTACGTCGACATGGACGAGTACCCCGTCACCACCGAGCTGCAG AACCGGTGCGTGAACATGATCGCGCATCTCTTCAATGCTCCTCTCGGGGACTCTGAAACGGCTGTTGGAGTGGGCACCGTCGGCTCGTCCGAGGCCATCATGCTGGCTGGGCTGGCGTTCAAGAGGCGTTGGCAGAACAAGTTGAAGGCCGCCGGCAAGCCCTGCGACAAGCCAAACATTGTCACCGGCGCCAATGTCCAA GTTTGCTGGGAGAAGTTCGCGCGCTACTTCGAGGTGGAGCTGAAGGAAGTGAAGCTGAGCGACGGCTACTACGTCATGGACCCGCAGAAGGCCGTGGACATGGTGGACGAGAACACCATCTGTGTCGCGGCCATCCTCGGCTCCACGCTGAACGGCGAGTTCGAGGACGTCAAGCTGCTCAACGACCTGCTCACCAAGAAGAACGCGGAGACAGG CTGGGACACGCCGATCCACGTGGACGCTGCGAGCGGTGGGTTCATCGCGCCGTTCCTGTACCCGGAACTGGAGTGGGACTTCCGTCTGCCGCTCGTGAAGAGCATCAACGTCAGTGGGCACAAGTATGGCCTGGTGTACGCCGGCATCGGGTGGTGCATCTGGAGGACCAAGGAGGACCTGCCGGAGGAGCTCATCTTCCACATCAACTACCTCGGCGCCGACCAGCCCACCTTCACCCTCAACTTCTCCAAAG GTTCCAGCCAGGTTATTGCACAGTACTACCAGCTGATCCGCCTTGGGTTTGAG GGTTACAAGAACATCATGGAGAACTGCCAGGAGAACGCGATGGTTCTGAAGCAAGGTCTGGAGAAGATGGGGAAGTTCAACATCGTGTCCAAGGACAACGGCGTGCCGCTGGTGGCCTTCTCCCTCAAGGACAGCAGCCGGCACAACGAGTTCGAGATCTCCGACTTCCTGCGCCGCTTCGGCTGGATCGTGCCGGCCTACACGATGCCCCCCGACGCGCAGCACGTGACGGTACTCCGCGTCGTCATCCGCGAGGACTTCAGCCGCACCCTCGCCGAGCGCCTGGTGCTCGACATCGAGAAGGTGCTGCACGAGTTGGACGCGCTGCCCGCCCGCGTCCCCAGCGGCGACCTcgccgagctcgccgccgccgaggagagcgagagggagatggagaagaagcggCAGGTGATCTCGCTCTGGAAGAGGGCCGTCCTCGCCAAGAAGAAGACCAACGGCGTCTGCTAA